One part of the Dysidea avara chromosome 10, odDysAvar1.4, whole genome shotgun sequence genome encodes these proteins:
- the LOC136236883 gene encoding E3 ubiquitin-protein ligase TRIM71-like: MASGRAESGRAASGGVENESWQQIEDEITCCICGDLFTDPKTIPCLHTFCKRCIEKIMKSNKMAVVCCPLCRAPLSRDKVPTIPTNFLINRLVEIYKKRLIATREGSVETNCDNCEVNVAITWCIECDGSLCRNCNEAHKKLKLSRWHKTVSIKAFFQDPKLTLSTLEKAEFCKIHTKQTLDLFCKTCCSLICRDCTLKDHPREKHDFDFIENVVGKEREKTKHATALLKQLLEQMRNGIKNIEHCEKQVDMETAANIKKIRATYGEVYKLLKKQEEETVEKVLTMKTSFKKRLALQKESGHLIEGHLVSCDEFCKKIMTANRTRQLLMYNKWIVGRVEELKKQVEYTSRDPECKANNMIVNYRKPVEIVNDSLCDVFCMPICSCSQYGQIIRPDQIKVIILLEDIVESPVVNQSKDLEICANKERGFIHNTHIEEGPKGQYHIWYNRKRNEEHSLTVYWKGFALNHEKIRVSMNIRDYATIKQEVKVIKKADYKSLEDPYVLAKGPNSELIVRNDSKNQLAVFDKHFQFSHVIGGVNSTGHRKFHSVDITGIAVDKKGYVFVAACELGCIQKFKLSGEFIAQFGSKGTADGQLKWPCGLVVSQSEMLFVCDNGNHRIQVFENERFSYRFGQCGLKSGTFNEPKDLTLNNNEDQLFVTDHKNSRVQVFTITGQFLKIFGDFTGVPFKLQHPIGIHYTPDGHLLISSCDTNCVLVFKEDGKFISAIEGTYQGKERFCHPCGVVMMDNGEIIIAAGSDGNKLVVF, encoded by the coding sequence ATGGCATCTGGTCGAGCCGAGTCGGGTCGAGCCGCATCTGGTGGTGTTGAGAATGAATCATGGCAACAGATCGAGGACGAAATAACTTGTTGTATCTGTGGAGATCTTTTTACTGATCCGAAGACCATCCCGTGTTTACACACGTTCTGTAAGCGATGTATTGAGAAGATTATGAAATCTAATAAGATGGCCGTTGTTTGTTGTCCGTTATGTCGTGCCCCTCTTTCACGAGACAAAGTACCAACTATTCCCACTAATTTTTTGATTAATCGTTTAGTGGAAATTTACAAGAAGAGACTAATAGCGACTCGAGAAGGTTCGGTGGAAACGAATTGTGATAATTGTGAGGTGAATGTAGCGATCACGTGGTGTATAGAGTGTGATGGTAGTTTATGCCGCAATTGTAATGAAGCGCACAAGAAATTGAAATTGTCCAGGTGGCACAAAACTGTTTCCATTAAAGCATTTTTTCAAGATCCCAAACTAACCCTATCGACACTTGAAAAGGCAGAATTTTGCAAGATCCACACCAAGCAAACACTAGACCTGTTTTGCAAGACTTGTTGCAGTTTGATATGTCGAGACTGCACCTTGAAGGATCATCCTCGTGAAAAGCATGATTTTGATTTCATTGAAAATGTGGTAGGTAAAGAAAGAGAGAAGACAAAACATGCTACAGCGTTACTGAAACAGTTGTTAGAACAAATGAGAAATGGAATAAAGAATATTGAACATTGTGAGAAACAAGTTGACATGGAGACTGCAGCGAATATTAAGAAGATACGAGCTACATATGGTGAGGTGTACAAGTTGTTGAAGAAACAAGAAGAAGAAACAGTAGAAAAGGTACTAACAATGAAGACTTCATTTAAAAAGAGACTTGCCTTACAAAAAGAAAGTGGTCATTTGATTGAAGGCCATTTGGTAAGCTGTGACGAGTTTTGTAAAAAGATTATGACAGCCAACAGAACAAGGCAGTTACTGATGTACAATAAATGGATTGTGGGTAGAGTTGAAGAACTAAAGAAGCAAGTGGAATACACTAGTCGTGATCCAGAATGTAAAGCAAACAACATGATTGTTAACTATCGTAAACCAGTTGAGATTGTTAATGATTCACTTTGCGACGTGTTCTGTATGCCTATTTGTAGTTGTTCCCAGTATGGTCAGATAATCAGGCCAGATCAAATTAAAGTTATTATCTTGCTAGAAGATATTGTTGAATCTCCTGTAGTGAACCAATCAAAAGATCTAGAAATTTGTGCCAACAAGGAGAGAGGGTTTATACATAATACACATATTGAAGAAGGGCCAAAAGGacagtaccatatatggtataatcGGAAAAGAAATGAAGAACATTCCTTAACAGTTTACTGGAAAGGATTTGCACTAAATCATGAAAAAATTAGGGTTTCAATGAATATCCGAGACTATGCTACCATCAAGCAGGAGGTGAAGGTCATTAAAAAAGCTGATTACAAGAGCCTCGAAGATCCCTATGTGTTAGCAAAAGGACCTAACAGTGAGCTTATTGTTCGGAACGATTCTAAGAATCAATTAGCAGTATTTGATAAACACTTTCAGTTTTCACATGTTATTGGCGGGGTGAATAGTACTGGACATAGAAAGTTCCATAGTGTCGATATCACTGGAATAGCAGTAGACAAGAAGGGATACGTGTTTGTTGCAGCTTGTGAGTTGGGCTGCATCCAAAAGTTCAAACTAAGTGGAGAATTTATTGCTCAGTTTGGCAGTAAAGGTACTGCTGATGGCCAATTAAAGTGGCCTTGTGGTCTAGTCGTGTCTCAGTCAGAGATGTTATTTGTGTGTGACAATGGCAACCACAGAATTCAAGTTTTTGAAAATGAACGATTCTCTTACCGCTTTGGACAGTGTGGCTTAAAAAGTGGTACCTTCAATGAACCTAAAGATCTAACACTCAACAATAATGAAGATCAGTTGTTCGTTACAGATCATAAAAATAGTCGAGTACAGGTATTTACTATAACAGGACAATTCCTCAAAATATTTGGTGATTTCACTGGTGTCCCCTTCAAGTTGCAACATCCAATCGGGATACACTACACACCAGATGGACACCTCTTGATTAGCTCCTGTGACACAAACTGTGTGCTGGTGTTTAAAGAAGACG